One genomic window of Hemibagrus wyckioides isolate EC202008001 unplaced genomic scaffold, SWU_Hwy_1.0 Contig8, whole genome shotgun sequence includes the following:
- the LOC131350695 gene encoding uncharacterized protein LOC131350695: MLITDKGEKYVSSAGVTLTDLQVIHHYKSQALICHTSCHLTFAANVYYWCWKELYEGDLPRQESLEPLEGSSVEIVEKVLSSGQSVKEVFWHSSKDFKDLMHEFTNRVEYVKQDRNCTLKMNQLRKKDSGEYRLRVVYTSNRISGRPGVVLNVTDLQVRLSHYAGSSEERTTVTLSCITSCTLSNSPTYLWYKNGQPVTDKLTKHNKLYLFFSEDAGNYSCAVKGREDLRSPEQTVRRENQSLSRRLW; the protein is encoded by the exons ATGCTCATTACGGATAAAGGAGAGAAATACGTGAGCTCAGCTGGAGTTACTCTGACAG ATCTGCAGGTGATCCATCACTACAAAAGTCAAGCTCTAATCTGCCACACTTCCTGTCATCTAACCTTTGCTGCTAATGTGTACTACTG GTGTTGGAAGGAGCTGTATGAGGGTGACCTACCCAGACAAGAGAGTTTGGAACCTTTGGAAGGGTCTTCAGTGGAAATTGTGGAAAAAGTGCTTTCCAGTGGACAGAGTGTTAAAGAAGTATTCTGGCATTCTTCTAAGGACTTCAAGGACCTGATGCATGAGTTTACTAATCGAGTTGAATATGTGAAGCAAGACAGAAACTGCACTCTGAAAATGAACCagctgagaaagaaagactctGGAGAATATCGGCTTAGAGTAGTTTATACATCTAACCGAATCTCGGGTAGACCTGGAGTGGTTCTTAATGTTACAG ATCTGCAGGTAAGACTGAGTCACTATGCAGGGTCATCAGAAGAACGGACGACAGTAACGCTGAGCTGCATCACCTCCTGCACTCTGTCCAACAGCCCCACTTACCTGTGGTACAAGAACGGACAGCCTGTTACTGATAAACtcaccaaacacaacaaactctacCTCTTCTTCAGCGAAGATGCAGGGAACTACTCCTGTGCTGTGAAAGGACGTGAGGATCTTCGCTCTCCTGAACAAACTGTTAGACGTGAGAATCAGTCATTATCTAGAAGGTTGTGGTAG